In Silene latifolia isolate original U9 population chromosome X, ASM4854445v1, whole genome shotgun sequence, the following proteins share a genomic window:
- the LOC141618931 gene encoding uncharacterized protein LOC141618931, whose translation MYHHRGLNTKDKLFRLNIARDNLCCICGTEEETTQHLFFKCQYSKAVLALICEWTGYSLPETRDQDWRGYARLSRLKVGIINSILNDVTYHIWRQRNGSRHELQIQAPTGCLKLIQFEVRAKIQQQCKGTMSRRDRSWLEKLM comes from the coding sequence ATGTATCATCATCGGGGCCTTAACACTAAGGACAAGCTCTTTAGACTCAACATTGCTCGTGATAATCTCTGTTGCATCTGTGGGACTGAGGAAGAAACCACGCAACATCTGTTTTTTAAATGTCAGTACAGTAAGGCAGTGTTGGCTTTGATTTGTGAATGGACTGGTTACTCATTGCCTGAAACAAGAGACCAGGATTGGAGGGGGTATGCTAGATTGTCCAGACTGAAAGTTGGAATCATTAATAGCATTCTGAATGATGTTACTTACCATATTTGGAGGCAACGAAATGGCAGCAGACATGAGTTGCAAATCCAAGCTCCAACAGGTTGTCTGAAACTGATTCAGTTTGAagttcgagctaaaattcaacagCAATGCAAGGGCACAATGTCAAGG